One Portunus trituberculatus isolate SZX2019 chromosome 43, ASM1759143v1, whole genome shotgun sequence DNA segment encodes these proteins:
- the LOC123518410 gene encoding LOW QUALITY PROTEIN: isoleucine--tRNA ligase, cytoplasmic-like (The sequence of the model RefSeq protein was modified relative to this genomic sequence to represent the inferred CDS: deleted 1 base in 1 codon), with the protein MGERLQSVPEVDQKTFSNEEEKVLELWNKLDAFHSSLKQSKDRPRFTFYDGPPFATGLPHYGHILAGTIKDVVTRWAHQNGYHVERRFGWDTHGLPVEYEIDKTHGITGPEDVAAMGIKQYNELCRGIVSRYASEWEQVITRLGRWIDFRNDYKTLYPWFMESVWWVFAQLYQKGLVYRGFKVMPFSTACSTPLSNFEAGQNYKDTQDPSVVASFPVVGQEGVALVAWTTTPWTLPSNLALCVNPELDYVKVQGKTEERPGIYIMMEARLCQVFKSEGQYEVLEKFKGRELEGMRYQPLFDYFQHRGSRGAFRVLCDGYVSSESGTGVVHQAPYFGEDDFRVCLGYGIIDRDDEEPICPVDDAGRFTPAVRDFQGKHVKEADPAILKELQTRGRIVVAETVYHSYPFCWRSDTPLIYRAVPSWFIRVEQMQDKLLEANEKTYWVPGFVKEKRFANWLREARDWAVSRKRYWGTPIPLWTSEDFSEVVCVSSVEELERLTGQKVTDLHRDNIDHLTIPSARPGQPPLKRVPEVFDCWFESGSMPYAQVHYPFERRREFEDCFPADFIAEGIDQTRGWFYTLLVLSTALFGKPPFKNLIANGLVLAEDGQKMSKRKKNYPDPMEIVQEYGADALRLYLTNSPAVRGDNLRFKKSEVFGLLKEVFVPWLNAYRFFVQQVERYEKEEGESFLVQGEASVGRSTNVMDRWILSFTQSLLAAVHREMNAYRLYNVTPRLVKFVDNLTNWYVRFNRRRLKGDGGREDCLRALETLCAVLLSMIRVMAPFTPFITETMYQNIKNVVEPGAFGQGDTGSVHYLSVPQPIEALISPATEASVTLLQSVVELGRYLRDRHNLPLKYPLQEVVVVVQGGESALHSLLSLEDYIKEELNVRCLTTSTDRSRYGVTLTADINFRSLGARLKGDVKAVQRVVCGLSDAEVQGMLERGSLDVLGHTLLPDDVVVKYGFTGKGGHYEAHADQSALVLLDTTPSEELLAEGLAREVVNRIQRLRKKARLVPTDEVTVWLAVDDPKSQLALIVDSHKQFIETTSRTPCRLGKFEAGMGEVVIQDDCPVKESMLNLTITRGFQGSKSGATLDSGMTPVTAAPTTAAVVKGGPVCPWVNVVLDGTPRHGTASCSATLLLENPVGHPVVTSTAQLLEEARSVFGFPAGQARLFVERQPLSPNAPATTVAGKTLVITYGREKVPAATSALKPYSRYINVECGGSSNGLRGCVLLENPCGGGLVSQHALTALLQKIFNLHSNTAPPSLFADKAKKSALSLDALARLSGSTVYV; encoded by the exons ATGGGTGAACGCCTGCAGTCAGTGCCAGAGGTGGACCAGAAAACCTTcagtaatgaagaggagaaggtgctGGAATTGTGGAATAAACTTGATGCATTTCATTCCAGCCTGAAGCAGAGCAAAGACCGGCCAAG GTTCACCTTCTATGACGGCCCACCCTTTGCCACGGGGTTGCCACACTATGGGCACATTCTGGCAGGCACCATCAAGGATGTGGTGACACGGTGGGCACACCAAAATGGTTACCATGTGGAGAGACGCTTTGGCTGGGACACCCATGGCCTTCCTGTG GAGTATGAGATAGACAAGACTCACGGCATCACAGGTCCTGAGGACGTGGCAGCAATGGGCATCAAGCAATACAATGAGCTGTGTCGGGGCATTGTGAGTCGCTACGCTAGTGAGTGGGAGCAGGTCATCACCCGCCTTGGTCGCTGGATTG ATTTTCGTAATGACTACAAGACGCTGTACCCATGGTTCATGGagagtgtgtggtgggtgtttgCACAGTTGTACCAGAAAGGTTTGGTGTACCGTGGCTTCAAGGTGATGCCTTTCTCCACTGCTTGCTCTACCCCGCTCTCCAATTTTGAGGCTGGACAAAACTACAAGGACACCCAGGACCCCTCTG TGGTGGCCAGTTTCCCTGTGGTGGGGCAAGAAGGGGTGGCCTTAGTGGCCTGGACCACCACTCCCTGGACACTGCCCTCCAACCTGGCACTTTGTGTCAATCCTGAACTAGACTATGTAAAGGTCCAAGGAAAG ACTGAGGAACGGCCAGGCATCTACATTATGATGGAGGCACGACTCTGCCAGGTCTTCAAGAGTGAAGGACAGTATGAAGTGCTGGAAAAGTTCAAGGGTCGGGAGCTGGAAGGAATGCGCTATCAGCCACTCTTTGACTACTTCCAGCAT AGGGGTTCACGGGGTGCATTCCGGGTCCTGTGCGATGGCTACGTGAGCAGTGAGTCAGGCACGGGTGTGGTACACCAGGCACCGTACTTTGGTGAAGACGATTTCCGAGTCTGCCTTGGCTATGGCATCATTGACCGTGATGATGAGGAGCCCATCTGTCCCGTGGATGACGCTGGACGGTTCACTCCTGCTGTCAGAGATTTCCAGGGGAAGCATGTGAAGGAAGCAGACCCGGCCATCTTGAAAGAGTTGCAGACGCGTGGCCGGATAGTGGTAGCCGAAACAGTTTACCATAGCTACCCATTCTGCTGGCGGTCAGACACGCCGCTCATATATCGTGCAGTGCCATCTTGGTTCATCAGGGTGGAGCAAATGCAGGATAAGCTGCTGGAGGCCAATGAGAAGACGTACTGGGTTCCTGGCTTTGTCAAGGAAAAAAG ATTTGCAAACTGGCTGAGGGAGGCACGTGACTGGGCTGTGAGCCGTAAGAGGTATTGGGGCACCCCGATTCCTTTATGGACCTCAGAAGACTTCTCTGAG GTGGTATGTGTGAGCAGTGTGGAGGAGCTGGAGAGACTAACGGGACAGAAGGTGACTGACCTGCACCGGGATAACATTGACCACCTCACTATCCCCTCGGCTCGTCCTGGACAGCCTCCTCTCAAACGTGTCCCTGAAGTGTTTGATTGCTGGTTTGAATCTGGTTCTATGCCTTATGCACAG GTTCATTATCCCTTTGAGCGCCGACGTGAGTTTGAAGACTGCTTCCCTGCAGACTTCATAGCTGAAGGTATTGATCAGACAAGAGGTTGGTTTTACACACTGCTGGTGCTTTCCACAGCACTGTTTGGTAAACCACCCTTTAAAAACCTCATAGCCAATGGGCTGGTACTGGCTGAGGATGGACAGAAGATGAGCAAGCGCAAGAAGAATTACCCTGACCCCATGGAAATTGTACAAGAATATGGTGCTGATGCGCTGCGTCTGTATCTTACCAACAG TCCTGCTGTTCGTGGGGACAATCTACGCTTCAAGAAGAGTGAAGTCTTTGGACTGTTGAAGGAGGTGTTTGTCCCGTGGCTGAATGCCTACCGCTTCTTTGTGCAGCAGGTGGAGAG gtatgagaaggaggagggagaaagctTCTTGGTTCAA GGAGAAGCATCAGTGGGCCGGTCAACCAATGTGATGGATCGATGGATCCTCTCTTTCACCCAGTCACTCCTTGCAGCGGTGCATCGGGAAATGAATGCTTACCGCCTCTATAACGTCACGCCGCGTCTTGTCAAATTTGTTGACAATCTCACCAACTGGTATGTGAGGTTCAACCGGCGGCGGCTGAAGGGTGATGGTGGGAGGGAAGACTGTCTGCGTGCACTGGAGACTCTGTGTGCTGTGCTGCTGTCCATGATCAGAGTGATGGCACCTTTTACACCCTTCATCACAGAGACCATGTACCAGAATATAAAGAATGTAGTGGAGCCTGGAGCCTTTGGACAG GGTGATACAGGATCAGTGCACTACCTGAGTGTGCCTCAGCCAATTGAGGCACTGATAAGTCCTGCAACAGAAGCAAGTGTCACTCTTCTACAAAGTGTGGTGGAGCTTGGGCGCTACCTTCGCGACCGCCACAATTTGCCTCTCAAGTATCCactgcaggaggtggtggttgtggtgcagggaggagagagtgctCTGCATTCCTTGCTAAGCCTTGAAGACTACATCAAAGAAGAGCTCAACGTTCGCTgtctcaccacctccaccgatCGCTCTCGCTATGGCGTCACCCTCACTGCAGACATTAACTTCCGCAGCCTTGGGGCACGTCTGAAGGGGGATGTGAAGGCAGTGCAGCGAGTGGTGTGTGGGTTGTCTGATGCAGAGGTGCAGGGAATGTTGGAGCGTGGCAGCCTGGATGTGCTCGGCCATACACTGCTGCCTGATGATGTAGTGGTCAAGTATGGATTTACAGGCAAGGGGGGACACTATGAGGCCCATGCTGACCAGAGTGCCCTGGTGCTGCTAGATACCACACCATCAGAAGAGTTGTTAGCTGAGGGTCTGGCCAGGGAGGTGGTCAATCGTATCCAACGCCTCCGCAAGAAGGCCCGCCTGGTGCCCACTGATGAGGTGACTGTGTGGCTTGCTGTGGATGACCCAAAGTCTCAGTTAGCTCTTATAGTGGACTCTCACAAGCAATTCATTGAGACAACCTCTCGTACACCTTGCAGACTTGGAAAGTTTGAGGCTGGGATGGGTGAGGTTGTTATTCAGGATGATTGTCCCGTCAAGGAGAGCATGCTCAATCTGACCATCACTCGTGGCTTCCAAGGAAGTAAAAGTGGAGCTACATTGGACTCAGGGATGACACCTGTGACAGCAGCACCCACCACTGCAGCTGTGGTGAAGGGTGGGCCAGTTTGTCCTTGGGTTAATGTGGTGCTGGATGGCACTCCTCGTCATGGTACTGCCAGCTGCAGTGCCACTTTACTGTTGGAGAATCCTGTTGGTCATCCAGTTGTCACCTCAACTGCTCAGCTGTTAGAGGAAGCTCGTTCTGTGTTTGGCTTCCCAGCTGGACAGGCTCGCCTCTTTGTGGAGCGGCAACCTCTCTCTCCCAATGCCCCAGCTACTACAGTGGCGGGGAAAACACTGGTCATCACTTATGGGCGAGAAAAGGTGCCTGCTGCAACTTCTGCCCTTAAGCCTTATAGCAG GTACATCAATGTGGAATGTGGAGGCAGTAGCAATGGGCTGCGGGGATGTGTGTTGCTGGAGAATCCATGTGGTGGTGGGCTTGTGTCCCAGCATGCCCTCACTGCTCTCCTCCAGAAGATCTTTAATCTTCATTCCAACACTgctccaccttccctctttgCTGATAAGGCCAAGAAATCAGCACTTAGCCTTGACGCACTGGCCAGGTTGAGTGGCAGTACTGTTTATGTCTGA